A window of Verrucomicrobiia bacterium genomic DNA:
CCTATAGTCGGGCAGAATCCCGCCGGGAATGTCCGAGCACGGCTGATGCGCCGTGCGCTGGCGGGGTTCCGGGCTGCAAATCAAAGTGTGTACGCATGAAAAAAAGCGCCGCCAACTCTTCGTCTCCCGCGGCATCAACCGCCAAAACCAAAGCCTCCGCTTCCGGGCGCATCCATCCGGTGGTGATTTACCCGTTTCAGCCGCCCAATCATTTTCATGATTTGGAGGAGCTCTATGGGCTGGTGGCCCGCCTGGCGGCGGAGCCGCAGCGTTTTGCGCGGCCGCTGACGGTTATGGATCGCAAGACCGCCGCCCGGCTGCGGGGCGATAAAAACTTTGAGGCGTTTCGCAACGGCAAGGTGGCCTCCTGCTCGGACCTGCTGGAGGCGTGGTGTGTGGATACGTGCCAGATGTGGTACACCGGTCTGGGCGTGGCGCTGGATCGCGGGCGGCCGGGGGACGTGTACTGGCTGATCCCGGGAGATTTCAATTACGGCTCGCCAGTGGGGCGGGAGGTGTTGGGGCGGCTGCACGATCTGCCGGAAATCATCGAGGAGCTGGATCAGGATTTTTGTGTGGGGGAAATCACCCGCGACGAATGCGATTCAAAGTGTTTAATTGACACTTATGGCACGTTTGCCCTGTTGTTGAACTGGTTTCCGGAGGAGGCCCAGGAGATCCGCCGCGTGTGCGAGCGTCCCCGTTCCGAATTCTTTGCCATCAGCCACAATTTCCTGCAGGAGGTCATGCACCAGCGGTGGTATCCCTATGAGCAAACGCTGGTCATTTTGTTGCAGGCCGCCTTCAGCAAACGGCGGGTCAGCCGCTTTGCGGTGGGGGATTTGACGGATCTGCCGCATGGCCAGGACACTCTGGCGGCTGCAGTGCAGCAAATTGAACGCCTGGAGCGCGTGCTCAAAATGGTCTGGCGCGAGCGCCACGAGCGGGAGCGCGACTGGTTCGCGCGTTACCGACAACTGGAGGAGCAGTCCAACCAGATTCGCACCACGGCCAACGCCCTGCTTTCCCGTCTGCTCAAGTAGGAAAAGCTGCCATCCCGGCTGTGCCCCAACCGGCGGCGTTTTGGGGTAAGGGGGGCGGGACGGTGGCAGGGACACTTCCCGCACGGCGATAGCGTGCCCGCGCCCGCGAATCGCAGCCCCTCCCTCAACCCTGGCCCTGCCGCTGGCGTTCATCCACGGGGCCGTAGCGCGGGCCAAGGGTTTGGGCCAGCTCACGGCCAAACTTGAGCAAATCCTCGCGCTCGGTCTCGGTGAGGGGCTTGTATTGACGGGCCAGGTTCACATTTTGCCGCGCCTGCTCCAGGGTGAAAGGCCCGATGATGGCCGAGCTGACGCCGGGCAGGTCCAGGGCATACGCCATGGCCTGCGCGAGCCGTTCGGGCGGTGTGTTGCAACCCACCCAGCCTTTGCGGTGATTGGGGAAGCCGCCCTTGATGCCGGCATACACCTTCATGGCCACCACGCCCACGTTTTGTTTGCGGCACTCAGGGAGCACCTTTTCTTCAAACCCGTAGATGTTGCGGTCGGCGTAGTTCATCACGGTCATCATCACGTCAATTTGCCGGGTCTCCAGCATCTTGACGTATTTCCACGGGTTGGCGTGGCCGGACATGCCGATGAAGCGCAGTTTGCCGGCCTCCTTCTGTTTGAGCAGATATTCGAGCACCCCCTCTTTGGCCAGCACGCGATCCAGGTTTTTGCCGCCCAAATGGTGGATGTGCACCAAATCCACGTGGTCCACCTTGAGCAGCCGCAGGCTTTGGGTGAGGGACTTCTCGGCCTCCGCCGCGTTGTCCGTCCAGACTTTGGTCACCAAAAACAACTTGTCGCGGCGGGCGGGGACGAGGTTGCCCAGGACTTCCTCGGCAATGCCGTAGCCGCGGGCGGTGTCAATGTAGTTGACCCCGCTATCCATGACCTCGCCAAAAATGCGCTCGGCCTCCTTGGCGTCAATGCGTGCTTCGCCGATGGGGGCGGTGCCCAGGCCCAGGATGGTGACCTGCACGCCCGTGCGGCCCAGCACTCGCTTGGGCAGGGCGCCGGCATCCGCACCCCCGCCGGCGGCGGCACGGGTCATCACGGGCGCCGCGCCGAGGGCCGCGCCGGCCATCAGCGTGGTGTGGAGGAAACGTCGGCGGCTGCAGCCACCGACAGGCGAGGCGGGTGGATTCATGGGATCAAGTATTTTGGGCCGGCATCAGCCGACCGGTTTTCAGTGTTGATGGCAAGAACATGCCACGCTTTCTCGCGGATGGCAATCTCCTGCTGCGCCGCAGGCGCAACCGAGACAAACCGCCTGCTGCTGCCCATCTGAGAGGCCGGCCGGCCATGCGATTTTGCCCGGATCCCTTACAACCCGGCGGCGGTGGTGGCCAGCCAGTTGGCCAGCTCGGCATCGGCCAATCGGCCTTCGTGGTGGCTCAATGCTCTGGCATTGCGGAGCCCCTGATAAGCCGTTTGCAGCGGCACAAGATGCAAATGGCCGCCACTGCGATGCAACAACAAGGGGCGGGGCGCGGCCAGGAGGGCCACCCCCTCCAGCCCACCCAAACGGCGCAGGCCGGGCACGAAAAGCTCCGGGCGCAGCAGGGTGGCATCCTCAGCGGGGTTCAACTCCGCCAGATCGGCGGCCACTGCCGCCACGGCCGGCGCGGCGAGCAGTGCCCAAACCCCTGCCGTCTCGACGCCGCACAAAATGACCGGCTGGCGGGTCTGCTGGCGGAACCACGTGGCGGCGGTGATTAAGTCCTGCACCC
This region includes:
- a CDS encoding aldo/keto reductase; translated protein: MNPPASPVGGCSRRRFLHTTLMAGAALGAAPVMTRAAAGGGADAGALPKRVLGRTGVQVTILGLGTAPIGEARIDAKEAERIFGEVMDSGVNYIDTARGYGIAEEVLGNLVPARRDKLFLVTKVWTDNAAEAEKSLTQSLRLLKVDHVDLVHIHHLGGKNLDRVLAKEGVLEYLLKQKEAGKLRFIGMSGHANPWKYVKMLETRQIDVMMTVMNYADRNIYGFEEKVLPECRKQNVGVVAMKVYAGIKGGFPNHRKGWVGCNTPPERLAQAMAYALDLPGVSSAIIGPFTLEQARQNVNLARQYKPLTETEREDLLKFGRELAQTLGPRYGPVDERQRQGQG